The Myxococcales bacterium sequence TCTGCCACGCTTCATAGAGGGCTACGCTGGTGGCGTTGGCCCCCATGTCAACGGGGATCATCATGCTCAATCGTTTCACTACCGCCAGGCCATATTGGACTGATGCAGCGGTGAGAAAGAGGATCGAAAGTGCGCTGATGGCTATAGCGCGAATTCTTTCTCCGATCAAAAAATATCCCGCTCCGGGAAGGGCAAATGCATTTATCAGCATAGCGAGCACGTATCTTTTATCTTTGTCCATAACCTATCCTTTCTCGGCAGCGGATTTTGCATCCTTCCACAGGTCATCCCACTGCTGCGGGGTCAGGGATTTCATATCCATACTGCTTTGAGATATTTTTTCTTCCATGGAGTTAAACCTGGCTATGAAGCGGTCGGAGGCCCTTCTTAGGCTTCCTTCCGGATCAAGCCCCAGAAATCTTCCGAGATTGGCCAGGGTAAAAAGGAGGTCGCCGTATTCATGGTCGATGGCATCCGGATCGCCGGATTCCTTCGCCTCTCGAAGTTCGCGAGACTCCTCTTCTACCTTGCCAAGTATCCCTTCCGCATCGCTCCAGTCAAATCCTACACGCGAGCTCTTTTCGCCTAATCGGAAAGCCTTGAGAAGTGAGGGGAGGGCGCTTGGGACTCCCCCGAGAACGGTCTTTTTCCCTTCCTTCTTCTTTAAGAATTCCCAGTTTTTAAGGACCTCGTCCGAGTCAGAGACGCGTACATCCCCAAAGACGTGGGGATGGCGATGGATTAGCTTTGCGCTGATTCCCTCTATCACCTCGTCGATTCCGAAGCGGTTCTCTTCGGTAGCGATCTGGGCGTAGAATAAGATTTGAAGGAGCAAGTCGCCAAGCTCCTCCTTGAGGGCCTTGAAGTCCCCGCGGTCGATAGCTTCCAGAGTTTCGTAGGTCTCTTCCAGGGTGTGTGCGGCGATATCCCTGTACCCCTGTTCCCGATCCCACGGGCATCCGTCCGGAGCCCTTAGCTTGGCCATTATTTTAACCAGCTCCTCGAATTTTTTCCCGGTGTTTTCCATCAGGCATGAATAAACGAGCGAGCGAAGTATGTCAATTTGTAGGGTGTGTATCTATGAAAATATTTCAGCTGCGTCTCTGAAAAATTCCTTGAATGATTCTATAACGTCGCGCAGGCGCAGCTCTGGACGGATAGTGTAGAGGTACCATGGGATGTCCTTTTTTATTGTACCGTCCATTTCCTGAGTCCCTGAAAACTTGGATGTGTAACTCAGGGAATCATGAGTACTCTCTTGGCAGATGACTCCCGGAAAGCGCGGTTCTATATCGAGCATCTTGGAATACACGCATAGGTTGTTGAACATCTGCAGATTGGGTCCGCTGTAGATATGATCCTTAAGATTGTGATCTTCTTCAGGGTACATGGAGAGGATCTGAGCGCCGTTTATAAGTGCCATTTCGCGTGCGGTGGAATCTATCGAGAGGAAGGGGTATCTGTCGCTTGCAAATCTTACCTCTGTGGAGCGAAAGATGCTTTTTTTCATTTTCTTCAGCAGATAATCATAGGTCATCGCCTTGAGGTATATCGAATGGACCGGATGAAGGATCGCCCGGAGCATTTCTTTCTGATTGAGAAATGCCTGGTCAGGAATTATTCCGCGATATTTTCTTGCCACTTCTTCATCTTCGCCGGATTCGATTGCCAACTCCAGTATTATCTGACCAGGGCCGAACCCCTGTTTGGTTAAGTTTCCGCGCATGGAGGTCGCCATCTTCCAGGCTATGAAGAGCCTGTTGGAAGTATGAATTTCAGGAAATGCCTTCCCGATTTCATCTGAAAATTCGCAATCGATTTCGCGGCATGCGGCGGAATCCTGCCAGATGTCTATCGAATCGAGATTTCTCAGTTCATGTATGAAATGCTGCCTTATCCATATCCTCACGTT is a genomic window containing:
- the mazG gene encoding nucleoside triphosphate pyrophosphohydrolase, translating into MENTGKKFEELVKIMAKLRAPDGCPWDREQGYRDIAAHTLEETYETLEAIDRGDFKALKEELGDLLLQILFYAQIATEENRFGIDEVIEGISAKLIHRHPHVFGDVRVSDSDEVLKNWEFLKKKEGKKTVLGGVPSALPSLLKAFRLGEKSSRVGFDWSDAEGILGKVEEESRELREAKESGDPDAIDHEYGDLLFTLANLGRFLGLDPEGSLRRASDRFIARFNSMEEKISQSSMDMKSLTPQQWDDLWKDAKSAAEKG